The Drosophila suzukii chromosome X, CBGP_Dsuzu_IsoJpt1.0, whole genome shotgun sequence DNA window TAAGCGATGAGTTCATAAAACTCTAAGTATATGAACTAAAATTTAGCTTTAAACATTTTCAAGACCACTTAGGAACTTTCAACTAATTTTCACCCATATTCTTTGCAGGAATTTTGATCACTGGCGTAACGCTTATCACGGAGATGTGCGAGAACAGCTCGGACACGCTGATGCATTTCAAGAAGGTAAGTTGACGTGGCCAGCGGCGGGATCAAGTACTCGGAACCAGTTCACGGCAGAGGCCTTCTACTTCATCAACTGCCCCTGCTGCAGCTCCTCATTAATGGGGGCACTTGGGAAAGAGAAAGAAAACGCCCACAAAGAGCGGGTTCCAAGTCCCAATTTTTGTGTACAATTAATGCGCGCCCATTTATCTATAGACGTAGCCGATATAACAATTATATTTTTCCCGCTATCACCCATTTTGCCCATATGTATACCTCAATCTACgtatctttttgtttactttgcCGATTTTTACACACCCCACACTCCTTTTTTCGTTTCAACCGATCAACCTGtgtacttacgattttttaacGCTTGTTTGTTTTTGATCGAATTCGAATACCGCGCAAacacaaaatgaaatttgttGTAATTTGCTTGCCAGGATAGCGGAAATCGAGAGGTATGATTGTTGTGCCTAACTAGCAAATAAAACTGTAACGCCTTTTACCTACCTTATCCCACACACctgtatttatatataaatatgtaaaaacGTATAATTTTGTAAGAGTTTCTTGCTGTTGCCTATGTATATGTCTCAAAGCAGCGATATCTATAATATGCATATATGCAGTTGTGGTTGAAATGAGTCATTCATTGTTTCACGTTAGTAAACTACCAGTTCAAAGTTCGtataatttaatattcattttcaataccttgtTAAAGACTACTACTATCATTGTTAGAAAGAAATGGGCTTctaaaaactatttttgataACAAGATGATGCAGTCAAAGCACTGATAACATATTTATCTTATCGCTCATTCATTTAACAAAAAAGTTTACCTCTGCTGACATTatcaataaatatattaacaaTTTTGGTTTTAGAATTTAGAAactgaaaacatttttaaatatgaagTGGCACAGCTTTAATCACAACTGGTTAAGTGCTTTAATAGCTTACATTTTTCCCCTGCTAAGCCGCTTTGATCAGTTCCATCTGGTCCTAATACATTATGCTATCTGTATCAGTTTTGTGATCCATACAACCATTTTGCTTGCACAGACATATACATAAACGGCGGAAATTGACTTTTGGCCTAGAGTTTTCGATCTACAATTGCAATTTTTGGTAGGATTCGCTCCTCACACACGACCTGTACATATAGAGTTCTTCGTAGATGGCCGTGTCTCAAGTGTTTTTTGAGCCGAGCTTTAGTTATTCTTCGTTTCGTTTCATTTGCACACTTCAAGTTCTTACAGTTCTTTGTCTTTCACACCTATTATACACTCACTGTCACACGATTTTCCGTATTTCCCGCATAATGTAATGCCCTCCAGTTGAACTACTTATATAATGTGTTGTACGTATGACCCCCAGATTGTGCCGAACCTGGTGCGCATCCTGAAGAACCTGATACTGGGCGGCTATTCGCCGGAGCACGACGTCAGCGGGGTGAGCGATCCCTTCCTGCAGGTGAAGATCCTGCGACTACTGCGCATTCTGGGCCACAACGATCCGGATGCCTCCGAGGCCATGAACGACATCCTGGCCCAGGTGGCCACCAACACGGAGACGAGCAAGAATGTGGGGAATACGATCCTCTACGAGACGGTGCTCTCCATCATGGACATACGGTGAGTTGTGGTCTGATCTACTTCCGATTAGAGCGTTTTGATAAGAGTGCTTCTCCATTTTCTGTTCCAGCTCGGAGGGTGGACTGCGCGTCCTGGCTGTCAATATTCTGGGACGTTTCCTGCTCAACTCGGACAAGAACATTCGGTACGTGGCGCTGAATACGCTGCTGCGAACGGTGCACGCGGACACGTCGGCGGTGCAGCGGCATCGCACCACCATTCTGGAGTGCCTGAAGGATCCGGACGTCTCCATACGCCGGCGGGCGATGGAGCTGTCGTTCGCGCTGATCAATGCACAAAACATACGTACAATGACCAAGGAGCTGCTGCTCTTCCTCGAGAAGGCGGACGCCGAGTTCAAGGCGCAGTGTAGCTCGGGCATGATCCTTGCCGCCGAGCGTTACTCGCCAACCACGCGCTGGCATTTGGATACGCAGCTAAGTGTGCTGATTGCAGCTGGGAATTATGTGCGCGACGACGTCGTCTCCTCCACCATACAGCTGGTGTCCAGCAGTCCCGTCCCGGAGCAGACGTACATTACGAATCGCTTCTGGGAGTCGCTGCAGGTGGCCAATCACTGCGAGGACAAGCAGCCGCTGCTGCAGGTCGCCGTCTGGGCCATAGGCGAGTACGGCGATCTCTTCATGTACGGCGCCAACGAGGATGGTAAGTGGGCAGTAACCAAGATGACTTATTCCACGAACTAATTTCCTTTAACTTCCAGAGTTTGAGCGGCCCACTGAGAGCGATCTGATCGCTGTGTATCATAAGTTTTTAACCTCTGCTCAAGTCTCGACCACAAGCAAGCAATATGCTCTGGTCTCCCTAGCCAAGCTAAGCACACGTCTGCAACAGTGCGTAGAGTAAGTACCCCCCCATGGCCATGATGATTATTCCGTTGCTCATGTGAAATCCTCTTTACAGGGAAATCCAGGCGCTTATCACGTCCTTTGGCAGCCATCTGAATGTGGATCTGCAGCAGCGAGGCGTGGAGTTCACGCAGCTCTTTGGCCATTATAAGCATCTGCGTCCCCCGCTGCTGGAGAAGATGCCGGCGATGCAGATCAGCAGGATTAGCTCGCAGAACGGCGAGAGCGGCGGTGGCTCCTTCGACGACAACAGTCCGGATGTCATTGAGAATGGCGTGGAGGGAGGCGGCGGTGGCGGACACTCACTAATCGAAAGCAATATGAACACTCTAGGCGACAATACGGTGTGTTAAGATGACCATCTTAAGATTCCCCATCTAAAGATTTCCCCTTAATCCCTTTCAGAACATTCTGCTTGATCTGCTGGGCAGCACGGATCTGTCGGCGGGCGGCGCTGGCGATTTGGTGGCAGCCACGGATCTTTCGAATGCCGTGCATAAAAAGAACTCGCGCAATGCCAACGATGTGGTGGCGCCCGTTTCCAATAACCAGGATCTTTTGGATCTGCTCGATTTGGATCTGTCCACGCCCTCGTCCACGACGACGGGTGCGCCGGcgggcggaggaggaggaggcggcggCGTTGGCATCCTGGCCCTGGCCGGCGATAATAATCAGAGCAGTGCGGCGAACATGAATAACATGCTGGGTGGCTTAGACCTGGGTGGCTTTGGATCTGGTCTGGACAGCTCGGTCAGCATACCCACAAATGGCAACGATCTGGCCAGCATGCTGGGCGGATTGGGAGGAGCTCCAGCTGCCTCAGCGCCCTTGACGGCCCCACCGGCTGTTGTTGGCAACCTCATCGATGGCCATGGCGGCAATCTGCTGGCCGATCTGAACCCCAACAATGTAGTAGTGGTAGGTGTACCAAGTTCTTCTGCCTGCTCGCTTGTTAACCATTGATTTTTGTAGCCTCCGCAGGGTCCCAGGCTGACGGCGCTGGACAAGGATGGATTGCTGGTGCAACTGGTCTCGGTCAGGGGCAACGACTGCATGCGCATCTATATGACGACCACGAATAGCTCAGACAATACTCTGGAGCAGTACTTGCTGAAGGTGCGAAGTGTTTTCGATTTAAAGTATAGATATAAAACGTCTGTTAGGTATTTAATAAGATTAAATGTTTCAATGAAGTTCCTTAACTTAAAGATGTGTAATGGGAACTTTAATTTAAGTTCATTTCATTTTAccttatattttattataatagtTTCTACCCATATGTATTCATTTCAGGCGGCGGTTCAAAGGAGTTTCCAGCTGCAGATGCTGACGCCATCCGGTTCGGTGCTGCCGCCGGGCGGAGTGATTACGCAGGAGATGCGAGTGGTGGCCACGTCGAATGTGAGTAGTCCTGGGCTTTATGAAATCCAACAGTTTGCTCTATAACTAAAACTATCCTTTCGATTTGCAGGCGACACTGAGGATGCGGCTGCGCATCCAGTACGTGCTCGATGGCCAGCAGCAGGTGGAGCAAACGGAGGTCAGCGGATTCCCCGAGCAACAGCCGGCGGCAGCGGCCGAGGAGTAGGACTGCAACTGTATTAAAGCAAAACCAGATTAGCCTAATATCGGAAATAATTCAACACGGGCAACTtgcgcagcagcagcaacaacagcaacagcaacactaAGAAAACACACACACTGTGGTTGTCACACATTTATTGTAAAATAAGTTATCACACAGATACACCCACGCAATCGCATCTAGATCAGAGCATTTTCCAGATCGGCGCACAGCGTTGTCAGACTCAGACTGTTTTTTAACCGGGATAGTCCAGTCGGCGCTCGGTAACAGAGAGAAATAGGGGATAAACCCAAGCAgttaacttatatattttttctaatttatatctatacatatataaaaaacacacACTACTTGTCAAATCAAATTATTTACGTTTAccttgttttattattaataattttctcATTTTAAATGGTGTGTAAACTCTTGTGTGTAAAAGACAACTTTCAGTTTTAATTTAAGACAATAAAAGTCAACCCCCCGCTATCCCCGTAAAGAATGGCAActaacaagaaaaaaaaaggaaaagaaagagaaaaaagaaagaacttaaatgtattaaaaccGATTGTGAAATTATGTAGCAAAAGCATTTAAAAAGCTTAGCATTTTAAAGGAATCGAAATGGAGCGAGTTGAATGATGTTTGATGCCATTTCAAGCAGTTTATTTGTTATTTCTATATGTAATGAGTGTTTGTTTTCCTCAGTCCTCAGTCTATTTGATCAGTTCCGGCTTCAGTTGGTCAGTCCTGATATTCCTTCTTATTTACCCCGCTAAACACATtcatattatataaatatatatacaaaaacaCGGAAACACACGACCACGCggatatatattatattatattatgtaTTGTTATTTCCTGTGCGCACGTACTTAAAGCGGAGAATCAGCAGCAACCAGAGAAAGTCTAAagaataaaaaagaaaacacaaaCCAGATAGCACTGTGGAAAACTAGATAATATCTATGATAAATATAATTGTAACGGAGGAGGACGCAGCTTAGAACTATATATGTAACTGATTAGTTGCCGTCGCcgatgatgacgatgatgaggGGCATCGAGAAGCAAAGAAAATCCAttaactattattattatgattataaaTGAATTATGCAGCTGTATGAGGAAGAAAGAGAGAGATAAGAAAATaataacattaacatattgtacaatatattattatttttgtattattatcaTTTCCTTTTATATCTACTTATATTCCACAAACCTTTTGAGCCGAAATAAACAAACGATTTCGTTTTACCGAAGGACAAACTAGCGATGACTCTGATTCTCAACAAAAGAGGAAAATTCCCTTGGGATTGCCGTATACAGCATATTTCTACATATATCCTATGATGTAGCCATATGGTTTTGTCGTAATTTCGTAAAGATTGTAAACTTTCATTGAAGGTAACTTCTATTCAATTATCAAATATGATAAGACAAAACACGTATTGCCCCCTGCCCAGATCCCAAAAATAAACCACCTCCCCCTGCGAAAATCATATCAATACACATGACTGAATCAAATCACAGAACTAACAGGCATTCCGTTCCGTCCTAAACTCTCCGTCATCCTGCAATCGTCGTAATCCTAATCCTCGACGAATCTCCGCAAACAAGGGAAGGCGAATAATGGAAATCATCATGGATAATACTCGGAATCAAGATGTCTCACGGCTGTCAGCTGTGCCTGCTGTTTCCTTCCATTCCCATTCCGGAAGTCCTTGCAGCTCAGTGATGGCAATTCATCGATTTTTATCACCTTGTGAAGGGAATGAGTTATAGAAATAGCTTACTTTTGGGatagtttattaatattattaatactGGTGTCTTAAAATGGATcatatttttgcgaaaaatggcaaaaattaaaaattttcaggtttgaatgcTAATGGAATGGAAATTAAACTACGAGTCCAACGAGGTATAGCATTCCTCATTTGGACCTTTACTTATAATATAGCatccaaaaaactaattttttatgGCGTAAAAATGGAACTccgattttagtcaaaaatgcTCTTTTTTCttgcggttttttaatcgtaGTTCGGCCAATTCAAGGCCTACAGCAAAAAGACTGACTGTTCTGAGCAGCTTGTTAGATATGCTAACGAtcactatcactttaaggaaaatttattttttggccaattttcgcattttttgtaagggatgggaaaaataaaaaatttccgggtttgaatgtcaatcgattggaaattaaacaacgagctcaacgagataTGACATTTAtcattctgacttttatttttattttggcagccaaaaaactgagtttttatggcaaaaaatagggttaacatttttgtgaaaaatggagattcagattttgtcaaaaatgtgaaattttttttcggtttttcaattgtagtttagccaaatcaaagcgtacagctaaaagaccgactgttttgagcagcttgctagatatgctaacgatcactatcactttaaggaaaatttattttttggccaattttcccattttttgtaaggggtaacatcatctatttttgcaaaaaatggaaaaaatacaaaattttcaggtttgaatctcaatcgattggaaattaaacaaccagctcaacgagatatgacattcctcgttctgacttttatttttattttggcagtCAAGAAACTGAgtttttatggcaaaaaatagggctaaaatttttgtgaaaaatggagactcagatttttgtcaaaaatgcgacattttttttcggtttttcaattgtagtttagccaaatcaaggcgtacagctaaaagaccgactgttttgagcagcttgctagatatgctaacgatcactatcactttaaggaaaatttattttttggccaattttcccattttttgtaaggggtaacaccatctatttttgcaaaaaatggaaaaaatacaaaattttcaggtttgaatctcaatcgattggaaattaaacaacgagctcaacgagatatgacattcc harbors:
- the AP-1gamma gene encoding AP-1 complex subunit gamma-1 isoform X1; its protein translation is MYPYYEQDWSVLPPENNRRFNPAFNMATIRQAFTEAVERVRMPTPTRLRDLIRQIRAARTAAEERAVVNKECAYIRSTFREEDSVWRCRNIAKLLYIHMLGYPAHFGQLECLKLTASTRFTDKRIGYLGAMLLLDERQDVHLLITNCLKNDLNSSTQFVVGLALCTLGAIASPEMARDLASEVERLMKSPNTYIRKKATLCAFRVIRRVPELMEIFLPATRSLLSEKNHGILITGVTLITEMCENSSDTLMHFKKDSGNREIVPNLVRILKNLILGGYSPEHDVSGVSDPFLQVKILRLLRILGHNDPDASEAMNDILAQVATNTETSKNVGNTILYETVLSIMDIRSEGGLRVLAVNILGRFLLNSDKNIRYVALNTLLRTVHADTSAVQRHRTTILECLKDPDVSIRRRAMELSFALINAQNIRTMTKELLLFLEKADAEFKAQCSSGMILAAERYSPTTRWHLDTQLSVLIAAGNYVRDDVVSSTIQLVSSSPVPEQTYITNRFWESLQVANHCEDKQPLLQVAVWAIGEYGDLFMYGANEDEFERPTESDLIAVYHKFLTSAQVSTTSKQYALVSLAKLSTRLQQCVEEIQALITSFGSHLNVDLQQRGVEFTQLFGHYKHLRPPLLEKMPAMQISRISSQNGESGGGSFDDNSPDVIENGVEGGGGGGHSLIESNMNTLGDNTNILLDLLGSTDLSAGGAGDLVAATDLSNAVHKKNSRNANDVVAPVSNNQDLLDLLDLDLSTPSSTTTGAPAGGGGGGGGVGILALAGDNNQSSAANMNNMLGGLDLGGFGSGLDSSVSIPTNGNDLASMLGGLGGAPAASAPLTAPPAVVGNLIDGHGGNLLADLNPNNVVVPPQGPRLTALDKDGLLVQLVSVRGNDCMRIYMTTTNSSDNTLEQYLLKAAVQRSFQLQMLTPSGSVLPPGGVITQEMRVVATSNATLRMRLRIQYVLDGQQQVEQTEVSGFPEQQPAAAAEE
- the AP-1gamma gene encoding AP-1 complex subunit gamma-1 isoform X4, giving the protein MNSEHGFNPAFNMATIRQAFTEAVERVRMPTPTRLRDLIRQIRAARTAAEERAVVNKECAYIRSTFREEDSVWRCRNIAKLLYIHMLGYPAHFGQLECLKLTASTRFTDKRIGYLGAMLLLDERQDVHLLITNCLKNDLNSSTQFVVGLALCTLGAIASPEMARDLASEVERLMKSPNTYIRKKATLCAFRVIRRVPELMEIFLPATRSLLSEKNHGILITGVTLITEMCENSSDTLMHFKKIVPNLVRILKNLILGGYSPEHDVSGVSDPFLQVKILRLLRILGHNDPDASEAMNDILAQVATNTETSKNVGNTILYETVLSIMDIRSEGGLRVLAVNILGRFLLNSDKNIRYVALNTLLRTVHADTSAVQRHRTTILECLKDPDVSIRRRAMELSFALINAQNIRTMTKELLLFLEKADAEFKAQCSSGMILAAERYSPTTRWHLDTQLSVLIAAGNYVRDDVVSSTIQLVSSSPVPEQTYITNRFWESLQVANHCEDKQPLLQVAVWAIGEYGDLFMYGANEDEFERPTESDLIAVYHKFLTSAQVSTTSKQYALVSLAKLSTRLQQCVEEIQALITSFGSHLNVDLQQRGVEFTQLFGHYKHLRPPLLEKMPAMQISRISSQNGESGGGSFDDNSPDVIENGVEGGGGGGHSLIESNMNTLGDNTNILLDLLGSTDLSAGGAGDLVAATDLSNAVHKKNSRNANDVVAPVSNNQDLLDLLDLDLSTPSSTTTGAPAGGGGGGGGVGILALAGDNNQSSAANMNNMLGGLDLGGFGSGLDSSVSIPTNGNDLASMLGGLGGAPAASAPLTAPPAVVGNLIDGHGGNLLADLNPNNVVVPPQGPRLTALDKDGLLVQLVSVRGNDCMRIYMTTTNSSDNTLEQYLLKAAVQRSFQLQMLTPSGSVLPPGGVITQEMRVVATSNATLRMRLRIQYVLDGQQQVEQTEVSGFPEQQPAAAAEE
- the AP-1gamma gene encoding AP-1 complex subunit gamma-1 isoform X2 — encoded protein: MYPYYEQDWSVLPPENNRRFNPAFNMATIRQAFTEAVERVRMPTPTRLRDLIRQIRAARTAAEERAVVNKECAYIRSTFREEDSVWRCRNIAKLLYIHMLGYPAHFGQLECLKLTASTRFTDKRIGYLGAMLLLDERQDVHLLITNCLKNDLNSSTQFVVGLALCTLGAIASPEMARDLASEVERLMKSPNTYIRKKATLCAFRVIRRVPELMEIFLPATRSLLSEKNHGILITGVTLITEMCENSSDTLMHFKKIVPNLVRILKNLILGGYSPEHDVSGVSDPFLQVKILRLLRILGHNDPDASEAMNDILAQVATNTETSKNVGNTILYETVLSIMDIRSEGGLRVLAVNILGRFLLNSDKNIRYVALNTLLRTVHADTSAVQRHRTTILECLKDPDVSIRRRAMELSFALINAQNIRTMTKELLLFLEKADAEFKAQCSSGMILAAERYSPTTRWHLDTQLSVLIAAGNYVRDDVVSSTIQLVSSSPVPEQTYITNRFWESLQVANHCEDKQPLLQVAVWAIGEYGDLFMYGANEDEFERPTESDLIAVYHKFLTSAQVSTTSKQYALVSLAKLSTRLQQCVEEIQALITSFGSHLNVDLQQRGVEFTQLFGHYKHLRPPLLEKMPAMQISRISSQNGESGGGSFDDNSPDVIENGVEGGGGGGHSLIESNMNTLGDNTNILLDLLGSTDLSAGGAGDLVAATDLSNAVHKKNSRNANDVVAPVSNNQDLLDLLDLDLSTPSSTTTGAPAGGGGGGGGVGILALAGDNNQSSAANMNNMLGGLDLGGFGSGLDSSVSIPTNGNDLASMLGGLGGAPAASAPLTAPPAVVGNLIDGHGGNLLADLNPNNVVVPPQGPRLTALDKDGLLVQLVSVRGNDCMRIYMTTTNSSDNTLEQYLLKAAVQRSFQLQMLTPSGSVLPPGGVITQEMRVVATSNATLRMRLRIQYVLDGQQQVEQTEVSGFPEQQPAAAAEE
- the AP-1gamma gene encoding AP-1 complex subunit gamma-1 isoform X3 codes for the protein MNSEHGFNPAFNMATIRQAFTEAVERVRMPTPTRLRDLIRQIRAARTAAEERAVVNKECAYIRSTFREEDSVWRCRNIAKLLYIHMLGYPAHFGQLECLKLTASTRFTDKRIGYLGAMLLLDERQDVHLLITNCLKNDLNSSTQFVVGLALCTLGAIASPEMARDLASEVERLMKSPNTYIRKKATLCAFRVIRRVPELMEIFLPATRSLLSEKNHGILITGVTLITEMCENSSDTLMHFKKDSGNREIVPNLVRILKNLILGGYSPEHDVSGVSDPFLQVKILRLLRILGHNDPDASEAMNDILAQVATNTETSKNVGNTILYETVLSIMDIRSEGGLRVLAVNILGRFLLNSDKNIRYVALNTLLRTVHADTSAVQRHRTTILECLKDPDVSIRRRAMELSFALINAQNIRTMTKELLLFLEKADAEFKAQCSSGMILAAERYSPTTRWHLDTQLSVLIAAGNYVRDDVVSSTIQLVSSSPVPEQTYITNRFWESLQVANHCEDKQPLLQVAVWAIGEYGDLFMYGANEDEFERPTESDLIAVYHKFLTSAQVSTTSKQYALVSLAKLSTRLQQCVEEIQALITSFGSHLNVDLQQRGVEFTQLFGHYKHLRPPLLEKMPAMQISRISSQNGESGGGSFDDNSPDVIENGVEGGGGGGHSLIESNMNTLGDNTNILLDLLGSTDLSAGGAGDLVAATDLSNAVHKKNSRNANDVVAPVSNNQDLLDLLDLDLSTPSSTTTGAPAGGGGGGGGVGILALAGDNNQSSAANMNNMLGGLDLGGFGSGLDSSVSIPTNGNDLASMLGGLGGAPAASAPLTAPPAVVGNLIDGHGGNLLADLNPNNVVVPPQGPRLTALDKDGLLVQLVSVRGNDCMRIYMTTTNSSDNTLEQYLLKAAVQRSFQLQMLTPSGSVLPPGGVITQEMRVVATSNATLRMRLRIQYVLDGQQQVEQTEVSGFPEQQPAAAAEE